A genomic segment from Leptolyngbya boryana PCC 6306 encodes:
- a CDS encoding sensor histidine kinase: MKISRKFSSSSIVITTVMAVVLVGGQYWVRQAQEDIFEKRQKLSDGLEEVHQMRANLKGQISQLKDVVLLDSQDSDLKREQQKFFKEIGEFERAFGSSPEVDQIRTQFKLLKNLSAKTLQEPDAKIERVRTDFRTIRESENAISADLDKILKKFLQEDTERRKELGRLKRIDQVVTYAALALILLVLGAQYWLILMPVIRSIKQLQFGASELAKGNLNYRLNFRTGDEIEHLANEFDHMADRLQDSYAALLDRSREVTVTNQKLETEITERSIIEMDLRESEAHLRQQALDLEATIQELQQTQLQLVQSEKMSSLGQLVAGIAHEINNPINFIHGNVKYAEGYVKDLVELVEICREKCPEITSGFENSRDIDLDFVQQDLNKIMSSMRVGTERIRQIVLSLKTFSRMDEAEFKKVNIHAGIESTLLILQHRLEKHKCEPIQIIKDYDDLPLIECYAGQLNQVFMNVIANAIDALEDKIIPNPQIKIRTSVLHSRWVEITISDNGCGIPEHARSRIFDPFFTTKPVGRGTGMGMSISYQIINQKHGGKLDYVSTLGEGTEFIIQIPIQQTVPIAS; the protein is encoded by the coding sequence ATGAAGATTTCTCGTAAGTTCTCAAGCTCCTCGATCGTCATTACAACCGTGATGGCTGTGGTGTTGGTCGGTGGACAATATTGGGTGCGCCAAGCACAAGAAGATATCTTTGAGAAGCGGCAGAAATTGAGCGATGGATTAGAAGAAGTTCATCAAATGCGCGCAAATCTCAAAGGGCAAATCAGTCAACTCAAAGATGTCGTTTTACTTGATAGCCAAGACTCAGATTTAAAGCGAGAACAGCAGAAATTTTTCAAAGAGATCGGCGAATTTGAGAGGGCTTTCGGCTCAAGCCCTGAAGTTGATCAAATCAGAACTCAATTCAAATTATTAAAGAATCTCAGTGCTAAAACACTGCAAGAGCCTGATGCAAAGATAGAACGTGTTCGGACAGATTTCAGAACAATTCGCGAGTCTGAGAACGCAATTAGCGCTGACTTAGATAAGATTCTCAAAAAATTTCTGCAAGAAGATACGGAACGTCGCAAAGAATTAGGTCGATTAAAACGAATCGATCAAGTTGTCACTTATGCAGCCCTAGCACTGATTCTTCTCGTATTAGGAGCACAATATTGGCTGATTTTGATGCCTGTCATTCGTTCGATCAAACAACTGCAATTTGGTGCATCCGAACTCGCAAAAGGCAATCTCAACTATCGATTGAATTTTAGAACAGGCGATGAAATTGAGCATCTAGCCAACGAATTCGACCATATGGCAGATCGGCTGCAAGACTCTTATGCTGCTTTGCTCGATCGCAGCAGAGAAGTGACTGTCACCAATCAGAAATTAGAAACTGAGATCACAGAGCGGAGCATCATCGAAATGGATCTGAGAGAATCTGAAGCACATTTGCGACAACAAGCACTCGATTTAGAAGCAACGATTCAAGAATTACAGCAAACTCAATTACAACTGGTTCAAAGCGAAAAGATGTCCAGTTTAGGACAACTTGTTGCGGGGATTGCACACGAGATTAATAATCCTATCAACTTCATTCATGGCAATGTAAAGTATGCAGAAGGTTATGTCAAAGATCTCGTTGAACTTGTAGAGATATGCCGGGAGAAATGCCCTGAAATCACGTCTGGATTTGAGAATAGCCGAGACATTGACTTGGATTTTGTTCAGCAGGATCTCAACAAAATCATGTCCTCTATGCGAGTTGGAACAGAGCGAATTCGACAGATTGTCCTATCGTTAAAAACCTTCTCTCGCATGGATGAAGCTGAATTCAAGAAAGTCAATATTCACGCTGGGATTGAGAGTACTTTGCTGATTTTGCAGCATCGATTAGAGAAGCACAAGTGCGAACCCATTCAAATTATTAAAGACTATGATGATCTGCCTTTGATTGAGTGTTACGCCGGGCAACTGAATCAGGTCTTTATGAACGTGATTGCAAATGCAATCGACGCACTCGAAGACAAAATTATACCGAATCCTCAGATCAAAATTCGGACTTCTGTTCTCCATTCTAGATGGGTTGAAATTACCATTTCTGACAATGGGTGTGGCATTCCTGAACATGCGCGATCGCGGATCTTTGACCCATTCTTCACCACGAAACCTGTGGGTCGAGGCACTGGCATGGGAATGTCGATTAGCTATCAAATCATTAATCAGAAACACGGTGGCAAACTAGATTACGTCTCAACTTTGGGAGAAGGCACAGAATTTATCATTCAAATTCCGATTCAGCAGACTGTCCCGATTGCGTCCTAA
- a CDS encoding response regulator transcription factor, producing the protein MGAINIQIVEGNPHLRSLLGWHLQQAGYQVHQSADLHQAREMFLVRQPNLMILDSEMPSGDGLEFCRWLSQQQTALILMLSARTTESDIVAGLRSGADDYLTKPFGMQEFLARVEALLRRQRTAAPPVNLDFGDLKIDLVHRRVRFKGELIELTPQEFSLLYVLAQAGGTALSRADLLQRAWPDEIDNPRTVDTHVLSLRKKVEIDPRQPNLIQTVRNVGYRLNLEILNAPPVHQNNGQLPRKPATASMSRMAAVQRPRI; encoded by the coding sequence GTGGGAGCCATTAATATACAAATCGTTGAAGGAAATCCGCACCTTCGATCGCTGCTAGGATGGCATCTTCAGCAGGCGGGCTACCAAGTCCACCAATCGGCTGATTTGCACCAAGCGCGTGAGATGTTTCTGGTGCGGCAGCCCAATCTCATGATCCTTGATTCTGAGATGCCCAGTGGCGATGGGTTGGAGTTTTGTCGCTGGTTGAGTCAGCAGCAGACGGCGCTGATTCTGATGCTGTCTGCCCGGACAACTGAATCTGATATTGTCGCAGGGTTGCGATCAGGGGCGGATGACTATCTGACAAAGCCGTTCGGGATGCAGGAGTTTTTGGCGCGAGTGGAGGCGTTGTTGCGGCGACAGCGGACGGCGGCTCCTCCGGTAAATCTCGATTTTGGGGATCTGAAAATTGACTTGGTGCATCGGCGGGTGCGATTTAAGGGTGAGTTGATTGAGTTGACCCCACAGGAGTTTAGTTTGCTCTATGTGCTGGCTCAGGCAGGCGGAACCGCTTTGAGTCGGGCAGATCTGCTGCAACGAGCTTGGCCTGATGAGATTGATAATCCTCGAACTGTGGATACTCACGTCCTGTCTTTGCGTAAGAAGGTGGAGATTGATCCGAGGCAACCGAATTTGATTCAGACGGTGCGGAATGTGGGGTATCGGTTGAATTTGGAGATTTTGAACGCGCCTCCGGTGCATCAGAATAATGGGCAATTGCCTCGTAAACCAGCAACGGCTTCAATGTCGAGAATGGCAGCGGTTCAACGTCCTCGGATTTAG
- a CDS encoding DUF6761 family protein: protein MLQDSLTIRYYQRLSDALVELWNRGYRYDDLRLYLDGYLSALRHASVLEPYQINRLEEEITRYIYDPSNFDMVMPEPDYR, encoded by the coding sequence ATGCTTCAAGATTCTTTGACGATTCGCTATTATCAACGCCTCTCCGACGCTCTCGTCGAACTCTGGAACCGGGGCTATCGTTACGATGACCTGCGTCTCTACTTAGACGGGTACTTGTCCGCGCTCCGACATGCTAGCGTGCTAGAGCCGTACCAGATCAATCGTCTGGAAGAGGAAATTACTCGCTACATCTATGATCCGTCGAATTTCGACATGGTGATGCCAGAACCAGACTACCGATAG
- the grxD gene encoding Grx4 family monothiol glutaredoxin, with protein sequence MTTSNRIKSIVDSDKIVVFMKGSKLMPMCGFSNNVVQILNTLGVPYTTVDVLEDPEVRQGVKEFSNWPTIPQVYVNGEFIGGSDIMIEMYQSGELQQLVEVALAS encoded by the coding sequence ATGACTACCTCAAACCGCATCAAATCGATCGTCGATAGCGACAAAATTGTCGTTTTCATGAAAGGCAGCAAACTCATGCCAATGTGCGGCTTTTCCAATAACGTTGTGCAAATTCTCAATACGCTGGGTGTCCCCTACACGACCGTAGACGTGCTAGAAGACCCTGAAGTCCGTCAAGGCGTGAAAGAGTTCTCGAACTGGCCAACGATTCCCCAAGTGTATGTAAATGGGGAATTTATTGGCGGTTCGGACATCATGATTGAGATGTACCAGAGTGGCGAATTGCAGCAGCTTGTAGAAGTTGCGCTCGCCTCATAA
- a CDS encoding WG repeat-containing protein encodes MMLRFLLLATLGFATVSVCSHPPNLTIEQRAIASDLFAIDHQFDSATDFAEGTALVQLGREFRYIDRLGRVMVTPKQEFEAYSPFSEGLAVVKLGDQYGFLNRQGEVAIPPKFERVTRFREGFAVVQMGRLYGFIKPTGEVAIAPQYQLTSGFSNGLAAVKRGEKYGYIDASGRTAISLRFDDAWQFSHGLAAAKIGQKWGYINQTGQFVVQPQFDGAFNFSDSMGRVRLGNQWGFVDTSGKIAIAPQYQFASDFSNGLALVEQNDRWGYIQKSGKFAIAPQYQFAGSFSDGLAPVKIKEKWGYIDTTGKIAIAPQFDEAGDFKEGLARVQLNEKWGYIRKP; translated from the coding sequence ATGATGCTGCGTTTTTTATTGCTTGCGACGTTGGGGTTTGCGACGGTTAGTGTTTGCAGCCATCCGCCAAATTTGACGATTGAACAACGTGCGATCGCAAGTGATCTCTTCGCGATCGACCATCAGTTTGACAGTGCAACCGATTTTGCTGAAGGAACAGCGCTGGTGCAATTGGGGCGCGAATTTCGCTATATCGATCGTTTGGGACGAGTAATGGTTACGCCGAAACAAGAGTTTGAAGCGTATTCGCCCTTTTCGGAAGGCTTGGCGGTGGTGAAATTGGGGGATCAGTATGGGTTTCTGAATCGTCAGGGAGAAGTAGCAATTCCGCCGAAATTTGAACGGGTGACGCGATTTCGAGAAGGATTTGCAGTCGTGCAGATGGGACGGCTTTACGGATTTATCAAACCGACTGGAGAAGTTGCGATCGCGCCTCAATATCAATTGACCTCGGGCTTTTCTAACGGATTGGCAGCAGTGAAGCGGGGCGAGAAATATGGCTATATTGATGCGTCGGGTCGAACTGCGATCTCACTAAGATTCGATGACGCTTGGCAGTTTTCTCATGGGCTTGCTGCTGCCAAAATCGGTCAGAAATGGGGCTATATCAATCAAACTGGGCAATTTGTTGTGCAACCTCAGTTTGATGGCGCGTTTAATTTTTCGGATTCGATGGGTCGGGTACGACTCGGAAATCAATGGGGATTTGTCGATACGAGTGGGAAAATTGCGATCGCGCCTCAATATCAATTTGCGTCTGATTTCTCGAATGGGTTAGCACTCGTTGAGCAGAATGATCGATGGGGCTATATTCAGAAATCTGGCAAGTTTGCGATCGCACCTCAATATCAATTTGCTGGAAGTTTTTCAGATGGATTAGCGCCCGTGAAAATTAAAGAAAAGTGGGGCTATATCGACACAACGGGCAAAATTGCGATCGCGCCTCAATTTGATGAAGCGGGAGATTTTAAAGAAGGCTTAGCGCGAGTGCAATTAAATGAAAAATGGGGATACATTCGTAAGCCTTGA
- the nusB gene encoding transcription antitermination factor NusB, with protein MPAMQARRIARELALLSLSQISSDPKKINSQRIQELVVESVRTLAEEARDNLETAAAELQRGDSQLLNSQTRAGNIDSARAMVQEAITLAQTAINRLGGAIELPEFIQLANQTEVRAYTMEIITRFHAERETVDKLLNDILVDWNLDRLATLDRDLLRIATTEMMFLGVPNRVAINEAVELAKRYSNEDGHKFINGILRKVTDAIHGSETHVSG; from the coding sequence ATGCCTGCCATGCAAGCCCGTCGCATTGCCCGTGAACTCGCACTTTTAAGCTTGAGTCAGATCTCTTCTGATCCAAAGAAAATTAACAGTCAGAGAATTCAAGAACTTGTTGTCGAATCCGTTCGTACCCTTGCAGAAGAAGCGCGCGACAACTTAGAAACGGCGGCAGCAGAATTACAACGAGGCGATAGCCAATTGCTCAATAGCCAAACTCGGGCTGGCAATATCGATAGCGCTCGGGCAATGGTGCAAGAAGCGATCACCCTGGCTCAAACAGCGATCAACCGACTCGGAGGTGCTATCGAACTGCCTGAATTTATTCAACTGGCAAATCAGACTGAGGTTCGAGCCTACACGATGGAAATTATTACCCGCTTCCACGCTGAGCGAGAAACAGTCGATAAGTTGCTGAATGACATTTTAGTGGATTGGAATTTGGATCGCTTAGCCACACTCGATCGAGACTTATTACGGATCGCCACCACTGAAATGATGTTTTTGGGAGTGCCAAATCGAGTGGCAATTAATGAAGCCGTCGAACTTGCCAAACGTTACAGCAACGAGGATGGACATAAGTTTATTAATGGAATTCTGCGGAAAGTAACTGACGCGATTCATGGCAGTGAGACACACGTGAGTGGCTGA
- a CDS encoding BolA family protein produces the protein MISPDQVEAMIKAGLPDAQVQANSPDGEHFEVTVVSSAFAGKRRVQQHQLVYGAVQQALSTEAIHALSLNTFTPEEWATKN, from the coding sequence ATGATTAGCCCGGATCAGGTTGAGGCAATGATCAAAGCAGGATTGCCGGATGCCCAAGTGCAGGCAAACAGTCCTGATGGGGAGCATTTCGAGGTGACAGTCGTCTCCTCAGCCTTTGCTGGGAAGCGTCGCGTTCAACAGCATCAGCTTGTGTATGGTGCGGTTCAACAGGCACTCTCCACCGAAGCCATTCATGCTCTCTCACTGAATACGTTCACGCCCGAAGAATGGGCAACCAAAAACTAA
- a CDS encoding caspase family protein, translating into MSNFWAIAVGINHYQFLQPLHFAQSDAQFLCESLVGDAGFSPEQCLLITDTSPDFADHSTHPTHENLQYWTTSLKDKLQPEDSLWCFFSGYGICVDGEDYLLPIDGDVSRIKETGFSVRSLFQTLKTLPTQKILVLLDINRAASGSHEKVGTQTVALAREAGIPTFLSCRPEQFSHEAPALNHGLFTQTLLEGLRSHQCSTLATLEDFLKLRLPELCDHNDRPRQDPILVVSDPEQLYQVIMPVNWSETESWVPATTNPFSVEGDLYLNALESEASSNYGFQPTVMGATATEIPDSFALNPSEYEYEPIQADLTLPESEQTEELSPAASPVPEESDAPDQMFWERLLFGGSALLLVLLLGVLFRNWSAFMGGQQTANTQPSPAPQAVASPSPDSGKILNEARSLIKPTLASDASRAIDRARAIPPNDPLYAEAQQDIDRWSRNILEIARKRAEQKEFQQAISAAQLVPKDRPQVYAEAQKAIQQWRKAR; encoded by the coding sequence ATGAGCAATTTTTGGGCGATCGCCGTTGGGATAAATCACTACCAGTTCCTTCAACCTCTTCATTTTGCCCAGTCGGATGCTCAATTTCTCTGTGAAAGCTTAGTTGGTGATGCAGGGTTTTCACCGGAACAATGTCTGTTGATTACGGATACATCTCCAGATTTTGCTGACCACTCCACTCATCCCACGCATGAGAATTTGCAGTACTGGACAACGAGTCTAAAAGATAAGCTTCAGCCAGAAGATTCGCTTTGGTGCTTTTTCAGCGGATACGGAATTTGTGTCGATGGAGAAGATTATTTATTACCCATTGATGGCGATGTTTCCCGAATTAAAGAAACAGGGTTCTCAGTGCGATCGCTGTTTCAAACTTTGAAAACTTTGCCCACTCAAAAAATTCTCGTTTTACTCGATATCAATCGAGCCGCTTCCGGTTCTCATGAGAAAGTTGGGACTCAAACGGTTGCATTGGCACGCGAGGCAGGGATTCCGACGTTCTTATCCTGTCGTCCTGAACAGTTTTCTCACGAAGCGCCTGCGTTAAATCATGGTCTGTTTACTCAGACATTGCTCGAAGGATTGCGATCGCATCAATGCTCAACCTTAGCGACGTTAGAAGACTTTTTGAAACTGAGATTGCCTGAGCTTTGTGATCACAACGATCGCCCGCGTCAAGATCCAATTCTGGTTGTGTCTGATCCAGAGCAGCTTTATCAAGTGATCATGCCAGTCAACTGGTCTGAAACCGAATCTTGGGTTCCTGCAACGACTAATCCATTTTCTGTAGAAGGTGATTTATATCTCAATGCCTTAGAAAGTGAGGCGAGTTCCAACTATGGCTTCCAGCCGACTGTGATGGGAGCGACTGCAACTGAAATTCCCGACAGTTTTGCGCTGAACCCTAGTGAATACGAATACGAGCCGATCCAAGCAGATTTGACTCTGCCTGAATCAGAACAGACTGAAGAACTTTCACCTGCGGCTTCTCCAGTGCCCGAAGAGTCGGATGCCCCCGATCAAATGTTTTGGGAACGGTTGTTGTTTGGAGGGAGTGCGCTCTTATTAGTGTTGCTGCTTGGCGTGCTGTTCCGCAACTGGTCGGCGTTTATGGGCGGGCAGCAAACGGCGAATACTCAACCTTCTCCTGCGCCTCAAGCTGTGGCATCACCGAGTCCTGATTCTGGAAAGATCTTGAATGAAGCCCGATCGTTAATCAAACCCACGCTAGCATCAGATGCAAGTCGCGCGATTGATCGGGCGCGCGCAATCCCACCGAATGATCCCCTCTATGCTGAAGCGCAACAAGACATCGATCGATGGAGTCGCAATATTCTAGAAATTGCGCGCAAACGAGCAGAGCAGAAAGAGTTTCAACAAGCGATTTCAGCCGCTCAACTCGTTCCAAAAGATCGACCTCAAGTTTACGCCGAGGCACAGAAAGCGATCCAGCAGTGGCGCAAAGCTCGTTAG
- a CDS encoding cation:proton antiporter: MRTGDELVNVYILDLLVIGVLLLIVTLGSGWIARLPLSYALIYLIVGIVLSPYGFNLIQVRPEAEFLERVAELVVLISLFSCGLKMNRPMRFFAWRSTTRLIGLLMPITIFSVAAIAHFILKLDWGLSILLGAILAPTDPVLASEVQLYDSRDRDELRFGITSEGGLNDALAFPFVYFGIHWIEKGNWQNWFREWVLVDVIWAIAAGLAVGFVIAKGIKLVDKRLEPFRTPDDLMEDFVALSTIFIAYAVTEVVNGYGFLAVFVAGMAMRRRRNSEYTRNQLHFIERLEKLAEIGTILLLGSMLRFQPMFAFAGDAFVIALSLIFVIRPIGAWISTIGLNVNPATRWLYGWFGIRGVGSIYYLAYAFGNGLKGEDGEQIAWITFWTIVISVLLHGVTSTPLMQWYERNIEHNREIEPKAAQHEEQGT, translated from the coding sequence ATGCGAACTGGGGATGAACTTGTGAATGTCTATATTCTCGATCTCTTAGTGATTGGAGTTTTGTTGTTAATCGTAACTTTGGGATCAGGTTGGATCGCGCGGTTGCCTCTATCTTATGCGCTGATTTATTTAATCGTTGGCATTGTGCTGAGTCCGTATGGATTTAATCTGATTCAGGTTCGCCCAGAGGCAGAGTTTTTAGAGCGAGTTGCAGAACTGGTTGTTTTAATTTCGCTGTTTAGTTGCGGGTTGAAAATGAATCGACCCATGCGTTTCTTTGCATGGCGATCGACGACTCGGCTGATTGGTTTATTGATGCCGATTACCATTTTTTCAGTTGCCGCGATCGCGCACTTTATTCTGAAATTAGATTGGGGATTATCGATTCTTTTAGGGGCAATTTTAGCGCCGACTGATCCCGTTTTAGCGTCTGAAGTTCAGCTTTATGACTCTCGCGATCGTGATGAATTGCGGTTTGGGATTACTTCAGAAGGTGGGTTAAATGATGCATTAGCTTTTCCATTTGTTTATTTTGGGATTCATTGGATAGAAAAAGGCAATTGGCAAAACTGGTTTCGGGAATGGGTTTTAGTCGATGTGATTTGGGCGATTGCAGCAGGATTAGCCGTCGGCTTTGTGATTGCGAAGGGAATCAAACTCGTTGATAAACGCTTAGAACCGTTTCGGACTCCAGATGATTTGATGGAAGATTTCGTTGCACTCAGCACAATCTTTATTGCTTATGCTGTAACCGAAGTGGTGAATGGGTATGGATTTCTTGCCGTCTTTGTCGCTGGAATGGCAATGCGGAGAAGACGGAATTCTGAATATACAAGAAATCAACTTCACTTTATTGAGCGCTTAGAGAAGTTAGCAGAAATTGGCACGATTTTATTGCTGGGATCGATGCTGCGATTTCAGCCGATGTTTGCCTTTGCAGGAGATGCATTTGTGATTGCATTGAGCTTGATTTTCGTGATTCGACCGATTGGGGCTTGGATCAGTACGATCGGTTTAAATGTCAATCCGGCAACGCGCTGGCTCTATGGTTGGTTCGGCATTCGCGGAGTGGGATCGATTTACTATCTCGCTTATGCATTTGGCAATGGCTTGAAAGGGGAAGATGGCGAGCAAATTGCTTGGATTACCTTTTGGACGATCGTCATTTCTGTTTTATTACATGGGGTCACGTCAACGCCTTTAATGCAATGGTATGAACGTAATATTGAACACAATCGAGAAATCGAGCCGAAAGCAGCCCAGCATGAGGAACAGGGCACATAA
- the ftsY gene encoding signal recognition particle-docking protein FtsY translates to MAFNWFNRFNKKEEEQQQPESAPVEPTPTAEPSESEAQSDTSEEDARIANARAIVENFRRKQQEKAQAEAATAETSEPVEVSDSIEQAETEVIEQLGETSVESVETEVIEQLAEDAIASAESETIEQFDEAPVAEAVQPEVEPVSEETEVEAVQPEVEPVSEETEVEAVQPEVDVVEETEVEAVQPEAEPQPAAVPFWAQAAEADRQARLERLRANAIEEVEPEPQPVATQTAPEIPPEFVIDEGFLWSAEVLSAMGRRAEDVSIEEITWLKRLRQGLDKTRRSLVNQLKAIVGQGPLNEDAVFEIESLLLQADAGVEATDKIISALQAKLRQDALPPDQAIAYLKQILRDLLDQPLQGSHSAFFAPEKDTFNIWLMTGVNGAGKTTTIGKLAHIASKSGYKCLIGAADTFRAAAVEQVKVWGQRSNVEVISNPGQNTDPAAVVFDAISAAQARGTELLLIDTAGRLQNKKNLMDELSKVRRIIDKKAAGAKVESLLVLDATLGQNGLRQAEVFAQAAQLSGVVLTKLDGTAKGGIALAVVEQLGLPIRFIGAGEGIEDLRPFSSYEFVEALISG, encoded by the coding sequence ATGGCTTTTAATTGGTTCAATCGATTCAACAAAAAAGAAGAAGAACAGCAGCAACCCGAATCTGCTCCCGTTGAACCAACTCCAACTGCGGAGCCTTCTGAATCAGAAGCCCAAAGTGACACTTCAGAAGAAGATGCCCGGATTGCCAATGCAAGAGCGATCGTCGAAAATTTCCGCCGCAAACAGCAAGAAAAAGCCCAAGCCGAGGCGGCGACCGCTGAAACATCTGAGCCTGTCGAAGTTTCCGATTCGATCGAGCAAGCTGAAACCGAAGTTATCGAACAACTTGGCGAAACTTCAGTTGAATCCGTTGAAACCGAAGTTATCGAACAACTTGCTGAAGACGCGATCGCATCAGCCGAATCGGAAACAATTGAGCAATTCGATGAAGCACCCGTTGCAGAAGCCGTTCAACCGGAAGTAGAACCTGTTTCAGAAGAGACAGAAGTTGAAGCTGTTCAACCGGAAGTAGAACCTGTTTCAGAAGAGACAGAAGTTGAAGCTGTTCAACCGGAAGTAGATGTCGTAGAAGAGACAGAAGTTGAAGCCGTTCAACCGGAAGCAGAACCCCAACCCGCAGCAGTCCCATTCTGGGCACAAGCCGCAGAAGCCGATCGACAAGCTCGGTTAGAACGACTAAGAGCCAATGCGATCGAGGAAGTTGAACCCGAACCGCAGCCTGTTGCGACTCAAACCGCACCCGAAATTCCGCCTGAGTTTGTAATCGATGAAGGCTTCCTCTGGTCGGCAGAAGTGCTTTCTGCGATGGGACGGCGCGCAGAAGATGTCTCGATCGAAGAAATTACCTGGCTGAAGCGGCTCCGGCAAGGGTTGGATAAGACGCGGCGGAGTTTGGTTAATCAACTCAAAGCGATCGTTGGTCAAGGCCCCCTGAATGAAGATGCAGTTTTTGAAATTGAATCGCTGCTTCTGCAAGCCGATGCAGGCGTTGAGGCTACTGACAAAATTATTTCAGCCCTGCAAGCGAAATTGAGGCAGGATGCATTACCGCCCGATCAAGCGATCGCGTATCTCAAACAAATTCTTAGAGACTTGTTAGATCAACCCTTGCAGGGATCGCACTCTGCTTTCTTTGCCCCCGAGAAAGATACGTTCAATATCTGGTTAATGACTGGGGTCAATGGCGCAGGGAAGACGACCACGATCGGAAAACTCGCCCACATTGCCAGCAAGTCGGGTTACAAGTGCTTAATTGGAGCAGCGGATACGTTCCGAGCGGCAGCAGTTGAACAGGTGAAAGTCTGGGGACAGAGAAGTAATGTAGAAGTGATCTCGAATCCTGGACAAAATACTGATCCGGCAGCGGTTGTGTTTGATGCCATCAGTGCAGCGCAGGCGCGTGGAACAGAACTGCTATTGATTGATACAGCCGGACGACTTCAGAACAAGAAGAATCTGATGGATGAATTGAGCAAGGTACGTCGAATTATTGACAAGAAGGCAGCAGGCGCGAAAGTGGAATCACTACTCGTCTTGGATGCGACCCTGGGACAGAATGGGCTGAGACAAGCAGAAGTTTTCGCGCAGGCAGCCCAGTTAAGTGGAGTCGTGTTGACGAAACTGGATGGAACAGCGAAGGGCGGGATTGCCTTAGCTGTGGTGGAACAGTTGGGATTGCCCATTCGATTTATTGGGGCGGGAGAAGGGATTGAGGATTTACGACCTTTTTCAAGCTATGAGTTTGTTGAGGCTTTGATTAGCGGATGA